One Lysinibacillus fusiformis genomic window carries:
- a CDS encoding malate:quinone oxidoreductase yields the protein MSSKQIKSDVILIGAGIMSATLGTMLKELAPDWNITVFEKLANAGEESSNEWNNAGTGHAALCELNYTSEKPDGSIDISKAINVNEQFQVSMQFWSYLVNRKLIQNPQDFIMPLPHMSMVRGEKNVEYLKKRFEAMSNNPLFKGMEFSENPEKLKEWIPLIMEDRPADEAIAATKIDTGTDVNFGALTRMLFDHLETKNVDINYNHSVESIKRTKDGSWELKVHDIDGCKMEYHTAKFVFLGAGGGSLELLQKSGIPEGKHIGGFPISGLFMVCNNQDIVEQHHAKVYGKAAVGAPPMSVPHLDTRFIDNKKSLLFGPFAGFSPKFLKTGSNMDLFASVKPHNITTLLAAGVKEMGLTKYLIQQLMLSKDQRMEELRDFIPNAKSDDWDIVVAGQRVQVIKDTEAGGKGTLQFGTEVVSAADGSIAALLGASPGASTAVPVMIEVINKCFPQQVKEWEPKLKEMIPSYGIALVENPALLEEVHTSTAQVLGLNKN from the coding sequence ATGAGTAGCAAACAAATTAAATCAGACGTCATCTTAATTGGTGCCGGAATTATGAGTGCGACTTTGGGAACAATGCTCAAAGAATTAGCACCAGACTGGAATATTACAGTGTTTGAGAAACTTGCAAACGCCGGAGAAGAAAGTTCTAACGAATGGAATAATGCGGGAACAGGGCATGCAGCGTTGTGCGAGCTTAACTACACATCTGAAAAACCAGATGGCTCTATCGATATTAGCAAAGCTATTAATGTGAATGAACAGTTCCAGGTTTCTATGCAGTTTTGGTCATATCTTGTTAATCGCAAGCTAATCCAAAATCCGCAAGACTTTATCATGCCATTACCACATATGAGTATGGTAAGAGGCGAAAAAAATGTCGAGTATTTGAAAAAACGTTTTGAAGCGATGTCGAATAATCCATTGTTCAAAGGGATGGAATTTTCCGAGAATCCTGAAAAACTGAAGGAATGGATTCCGCTTATTATGGAAGACCGTCCAGCAGATGAAGCGATCGCGGCGACAAAAATTGACACGGGTACAGACGTCAACTTTGGAGCTTTAACGCGTATGTTATTTGACCACTTAGAAACTAAAAACGTCGATATTAATTACAATCATAGTGTTGAAAGCATTAAGCGTACGAAAGACGGCTCATGGGAATTAAAAGTGCATGATATCGATGGCTGTAAAATGGAATATCATACAGCAAAATTCGTCTTCCTTGGAGCTGGTGGCGGAAGCTTAGAGCTATTACAAAAATCAGGGATTCCTGAAGGCAAACATATTGGTGGATTCCCGATTAGTGGCTTATTCATGGTATGTAACAATCAGGATATTGTTGAGCAACATCATGCCAAAGTATACGGCAAAGCTGCGGTTGGTGCGCCACCAATGTCTGTGCCGCATTTAGACACAAGATTTATCGATAACAAAAAATCATTACTATTTGGACCGTTCGCTGGCTTCTCACCGAAGTTCTTAAAAACAGGTTCGAATATGGATTTATTTGCTTCAGTTAAACCGCATAATATTACAACGTTATTGGCTGCAGGCGTGAAAGAAATGGGCTTAACAAAATACCTGATCCAACAACTGATGTTATCAAAAGATCAACGTATGGAAGAGTTACGTGACTTTATCCCGAACGCGAAGAGCGATGATTGGGATATTGTCGTGGCTGGCCAACGTGTACAAGTTATCAAAGATACGGAAGCTGGTGGCAAAGGAACGCTTCAATTTGGTACGGAAGTTGTTAGTGCTGCAGATGGCTCTATCGCTGCCTTACTAGGTGCGTCTCCAGGTGCATCTACTGCCGTTCCTGTTATGATTGAAGTCATTAATAAATGCTTCCCTCAGCAGGTAAAAGAGTGGGAACCAAAACTAAAAGAAATGATTCCTTCTTATGGCATAGCATTAGTAGAAAACCCAGCGCTTCTTGAAGAAGTTCATACTTCTACAGCGCAGGTACTTGGTTTAAACAAAAACTAG
- a CDS encoding ECF transporter S component — MNITKSTKSYTNSSVFDLIQTAMLIALVFVATLFINIKLPITANGGLVHLGTAMLFIISILFGPKKGAMAGAFGMGLFDLISGWTLWAPFTFLTRGLQGYIVGKIAWSLGRQGTSITFNILATIISVPFMLGGYYICERVLFGNWIIPAASIPGNLVQNIVGICAAIPVCIVLKKMNVFK; from the coding sequence ATGAACATTACAAAAAGTACAAAAAGCTATACAAACTCAAGCGTCTTTGATTTGATTCAAACTGCCATGTTAATCGCTCTCGTATTTGTTGCAACTCTCTTTATCAATATAAAACTACCAATTACCGCAAATGGTGGTTTGGTTCATCTTGGAACAGCTATGCTCTTTATCATATCTATCTTATTTGGTCCTAAAAAAGGGGCAATGGCAGGTGCCTTTGGGATGGGCTTATTTGATTTAATATCCGGCTGGACATTATGGGCGCCTTTTACCTTCTTAACACGCGGTTTGCAAGGCTATATCGTAGGGAAAATCGCCTGGTCTCTGGGTCGCCAAGGTACTAGTATTACGTTTAATATATTAGCTACCATCATTTCAGTTCCCTTCATGTTAGGAGGTTATTATATTTGTGAACGTGTGCTATTTGGAAACTGGATCATACCAGCAGCCTCTATTCCTGGCAACCTCGTTCAAAATATTGTAGGTATCTGTGCAGCCATTCCTGTTTGTATTGTACTGAAAAAAATGAATGTTTTTAAATAA
- a CDS encoding MarR family transcriptional regulator yields the protein MSENSEMLHVEIIMKEMLEIQQKSMMFVHLLSEGESLSQNQLILLLQLKINGGMKATEIADFFSVTPGAVTSMCDKLEKLDLVQRVRENEDRRVVKMILTNNGEVKVQDIFLKLPQEKLTDIAKVLIAVNQLMKKIF from the coding sequence ATGTCAGAAAATAGTGAAATGCTTCATGTTGAAATCATTATGAAAGAAATGCTTGAAATACAACAAAAATCTATGATGTTTGTTCATCTACTCTCAGAAGGTGAGTCATTATCCCAAAACCAGTTGATTCTTCTGCTTCAACTAAAAATCAATGGTGGCATGAAAGCAACTGAAATAGCCGATTTTTTCAGTGTAACACCCGGAGCCGTAACATCGATGTGTGATAAATTGGAAAAATTAGATCTTGTACAAAGAGTTAGAGAAAACGAAGACAGACGTGTTGTGAAAATGATTTTAACAAATAATGGCGAGGTTAAAGTACAAGATATATTCTTAAAACTCCCACAAGAAAAATTAACAGATATAGCAAAAGTGCTAATCGCCGTTAATCAGTTAATGAAAAAGATTTTTTAG
- a CDS encoding serine hydrolase domain-containing protein has translation MISVNGIVFANENKSTNGKLDVFNIDEFMTNEIERLNIPGASLAIVKGNKVEYLQGYGVSSPDGTAMTAQTPVVIGSVSKSFTALAIMQLVEQGKITLEDPVQTVIPWFHLADKEASKKITIQHLLNQTSGLSTIDGQVAISQGDRTVKEHIQSLANIELTFPVGEQYQYSNLNYSILGAVIEEVTHKSYTAYINEYLFEPLEMNNSYADPKDDINKTIAVGYQTVLGLKMPTEQLNHEGTVASGYIISSVEDMANYMIAQLNQGQFNGKSILSANAMNTMHQPSSLMDNDTYYAMGWEVNDVITHNGWTENTYSKVMLDGEYGISLLINSMDYFNLNEYEAITSGINKLIHHEEPAISTNNPFMKYIILDMILLAIITYIVWSAYRIFKPKNRKVTTLKGIFIVVFDVLIPLLILIGFRQLFGPLSVVTLFAPGIGHLFFLIPLFLLIIGIVKIGTVIVKHKKNTIDTSAEKV, from the coding sequence ATGATTAGTGTTAACGGAATTGTATTTGCAAACGAAAATAAATCTACAAATGGAAAGCTAGATGTTTTTAATATTGATGAGTTTATGACTAATGAAATAGAGAGACTAAATATTCCTGGTGCTTCTTTGGCCATCGTAAAAGGAAATAAAGTAGAATATTTGCAAGGATATGGTGTTTCAAGCCCAGATGGAACAGCAATGACAGCGCAAACGCCAGTTGTTATCGGATCGGTAAGTAAATCATTTACAGCACTGGCTATCATGCAACTAGTGGAACAAGGGAAAATCACTCTAGAAGATCCAGTACAAACAGTGATACCATGGTTTCACCTTGCAGACAAAGAAGCATCTAAAAAAATCACTATTCAACACTTACTAAATCAAACGAGCGGTCTCTCTACAATTGATGGCCAAGTAGCTATATCACAAGGAGATAGAACCGTAAAAGAACATATACAAAGCTTGGCAAATATAGAATTAACATTCCCTGTTGGTGAGCAATATCAATATTCGAATTTAAATTATAGCATCCTAGGTGCAGTCATCGAAGAGGTCACACATAAATCGTATACAGCGTATATAAATGAATACCTATTTGAACCACTTGAAATGAACAATAGCTATGCGGATCCTAAAGATGATATAAACAAAACAATTGCGGTAGGTTATCAAACTGTATTGGGGTTAAAGATGCCAACAGAGCAATTAAACCATGAAGGAACAGTTGCTTCGGGTTACATTATTTCCAGTGTAGAAGATATGGCAAATTACATGATTGCACAATTGAATCAGGGACAATTCAACGGAAAAAGTATTTTATCAGCGAATGCCATGAATACAATGCACCAACCATCATCACTCATGGACAATGATACCTACTATGCTATGGGATGGGAAGTGAATGATGTAATCACCCATAATGGCTGGACAGAAAATACCTACTCAAAGGTCATGTTAGATGGTGAGTATGGCATCAGTCTACTTATCAATTCCATGGATTATTTCAATCTGAATGAATATGAAGCTATAACGAGTGGCATTAACAAGCTCATCCATCATGAAGAACCGGCTATATCTACTAACAATCCATTTATGAAATATATAATTTTGGATATGATTTTATTGGCCATCATTACTTACATTGTTTGGTCTGCTTACAGAATTTTTAAACCTAAAAATCGTAAAGTAACAACGTTAAAAGGTATTTTTATAGTAGTATTTGATGTTCTAATACCATTACTTATTTTAATTGGCTTCCGTCAATTATTTGGTCCGTTGTCCGTAGTAACATTATTTGCTCCAGGAATAGGCCATTTGTTTTTTTTAATACCTTTATTCTTGTTAATTATTGGCATCGTTAAGATAGGTACAGTAATAGTAAAACATAAGAAAAACACTATTGATACATCAGCTGAAAAAGTATGA
- a CDS encoding permease prefix domain 1-containing protein has protein sequence MKKIKNHIDELFKDIPRNNETEMVKQEIIQNLEEKVFYLMEHGKEEDDAINKAIVEFGDIEDLKNELGVKEPKNKNMAKLNLEFSVWGSSLIIALFLFINLYYTPNTIWAIYPIFAILWWPLSMYFVWSRKKWSK, from the coding sequence ATGAAAAAAATAAAAAATCATATTGATGAGTTGTTTAAAGACATTCCTCGTAATAACGAAACCGAAATGGTCAAACAAGAAATCATACAAAATCTTGAAGAGAAAGTATTCTATTTAATGGAGCACGGAAAAGAAGAAGATGATGCAATTAATAAAGCCATCGTTGAATTTGGAGATATTGAAGATTTAAAAAATGAATTAGGTGTAAAAGAACCAAAAAATAAAAACATGGCGAAATTAAATTTAGAATTTTCGGTTTGGGGAAGCTCTTTAATTATTGCGTTATTTCTTTTTATCAATCTTTACTATACGCCAAATACGATTTGGGCGATTTATCCAATTTTCGCTATATTATGGTGGCCTCTATCCATGTACTTCGTTTGGTCACGTAAGAAATGGAGTAAATAA
- a CDS encoding PadR family transcriptional regulator produces MVRSDIIRGHLDSIILRLISEKDRYGYEISQEISLRTNNRFQIKEATLYAIFQRLEKREIIEAYYGDITHGGKRKYYRITPLGKAYLNELVREWTEVKEIIDLFMEGLE; encoded by the coding sequence ATGGTTCGAAGTGATATCATCCGCGGACACTTGGATTCAATTATTTTGCGGCTGATTTCAGAGAAAGATCGATATGGTTATGAAATATCTCAGGAAATTAGTCTCCGTACAAATAATCGTTTTCAAATCAAAGAAGCAACTTTATATGCAATATTTCAACGTTTAGAGAAAAGAGAAATTATTGAGGCCTATTACGGTGACATTACCCATGGCGGCAAAAGAAAGTATTACCGCATTACCCCACTGGGTAAAGCTTATTTAAATGAGCTAGTAAGAGAATGGACGGAAGTGAAGGAAATTATCGACTTATTTATGGAGGGCTTAGAATGA
- a CDS encoding M14 family metallopeptidase has translation MDIFVRPGDSLWHFSEVFKIPLQLIVDSNRHINPQILQVGQRIQIPGFVTTNYQIQQGNTLWQIAQSRNLPLQAILLVNPNLNPNRLQISQTIQIPQRITWRLVNGKQNYDYNIMMSDLKKLQAAYPFIQSSSIGNSVLAREIPEVLIGNGSKRVHYNGSFHANEWITTPIILTFLNDYLLSLTNQTTIRGLSTPPLYLQTLLSIVPMVNPDGVNLVLHGPPDDASLRNKLISWNYDSSDFSGWKANINGVDLNDQFPAKWELESARNRQTPGPRDYGGKSPLSEPEAIAMADLTKKRDLAWVLAFHTQGRVIYWGFENLEPPESEVMVNEFSRVSGYEPVQSAGSYAGYKDWFIQDWRRPGFTVELGSGTNPLPLSQFDEIYQEALGIFLAGLYL, from the coding sequence GTGGACATATTTGTAAGACCAGGGGATTCACTTTGGCATTTTAGCGAAGTGTTCAAAATACCCCTTCAACTCATTGTTGATTCCAACCGACATATCAACCCGCAAATACTTCAGGTTGGGCAGCGCATCCAAATTCCAGGGTTTGTTACAACCAATTATCAAATCCAACAAGGGAACACTTTATGGCAAATCGCTCAAAGTCGAAACCTTCCTCTCCAAGCCATCCTACTAGTTAATCCTAACCTCAATCCTAATCGTCTACAAATCAGCCAGACAATACAAATCCCACAGAGGATTACCTGGAGGCTCGTAAATGGCAAACAGAATTATGACTATAACATCATGATGAGCGACCTAAAAAAGCTACAAGCAGCCTATCCCTTCATCCAAAGTTCATCAATTGGCAATTCTGTATTAGCACGAGAAATCCCAGAGGTATTAATCGGGAATGGCTCTAAACGCGTTCATTATAATGGCTCCTTTCATGCGAACGAGTGGATTACTACCCCTATTATTTTGACATTTTTAAATGACTATCTACTCTCTCTCACAAACCAAACTACAATTCGAGGACTCTCTACACCTCCTCTTTACCTGCAAACATTGCTCTCCATTGTTCCAATGGTCAATCCTGATGGCGTTAATTTAGTACTACATGGACCACCGGACGATGCATCATTAAGAAACAAGCTTATTAGTTGGAATTATGACAGTTCCGACTTTTCTGGCTGGAAGGCGAATATTAACGGCGTCGATTTAAACGACCAGTTTCCTGCCAAATGGGAACTAGAAAGTGCACGCAATCGGCAAACCCCAGGTCCCCGTGATTATGGCGGTAAAAGCCCCCTTTCCGAGCCTGAAGCCATTGCGATGGCCGATTTAACAAAGAAACGTGATTTAGCATGGGTCCTAGCTTTTCATACCCAAGGAAGAGTCATTTATTGGGGATTTGAAAATCTCGAACCGCCCGAGTCTGAAGTAATGGTGAATGAGTTTAGCCGAGTCAGCGGCTACGAGCCTGTCCAATCAGCTGGCAGCTACGCCGGCTATAAGGATTGGTTCATTCAAGATTGGCGAAGACCCGGTTTTACCGTTGAATTAGGTAGCGGTACAAATCCACTTCCACTAAGCCAGTTTGATGAAATTTATCAAGAAGCATTAGGGATTTTTCTTGCAGGGTTGTATTTATAA
- a CDS encoding ATP-binding protein: MYSKLKLGIRSKITIGYIVIILCLLASVIVLNNQITSLQKERNFIKKYDSQVQALTNSIEKYILDMESSQRGFIITGELSYLEPYDNASKNWKVDFNELHQLIDNKPNQQEKLEEIKSTIEHWIATSGDPTIKLKKDNNTTELKEFFKVDIGRKDMETMRKQFASFRSAENAITQTNANQLDKKNSNLTSGLFGLLVLVSVIAIVIASGISRAIVKTITEVTKAIKEIAASEGNHKGRIHVKTNDEINVLADATNELLDSLERREWLQSNIAEVVTKYQGISAITQLAEIFLSEIAQMTQSSLGAFYVREVNNNEVHFVKKAAFADASDNIGIERFKIGQGLIGQCALEKQLSIYNDIPHDYRVIGTGLGEAPPKSIFMIPVIFEDEVIAVVELATMTSYTELQQELVKQIIETFGLTVNSILGRMEIVRLLNDSRAMTEELQVQSEELQTQSEELQMQTEELTMINEQLEERTKDAETKSRELEIAKRDLEESAEQLLLNSNYKSEFLANMSHELRTPLNSILILSEMLAENSNDSLTEEEEEFANVIHSSGEDLLALINDILDLSKVEAGKLDIIFGEVNVSEVPLQLEQTFLPVAQKKKLEFHITTGKNVVDIFFTDEKRFQQILKNLLSNAFKFTEQGSVILSIEQLANEQLTNNMQEVSSEWLEITVSDTGIGIPKDKHQLIFESFQQADGATVRKYGGTGLGLSICKEFAKLLGGWVSLQSEEGKGSSFTLTIPSLPNGIIEEKCSNLAFAEVMATTVENEKIEVIKEPMDESHHDVQNEVDVFQNKNILIVDDDYRNIYALKTALEKRGMNILVAKDGVECLDVMQTNDKIDLILMDIMMPNMDGYETMSIIRKQMRLTDLPIIALTAKAMKNDRDKSLEAGASDYISKPLNLDQLVSVLRVWLVSKRS; the protein is encoded by the coding sequence ATGTACAGTAAATTAAAATTAGGTATTCGTTCTAAAATCACCATTGGCTATATAGTTATCATTCTTTGTTTACTTGCATCGGTTATCGTATTAAATAATCAAATAACATCTTTACAAAAAGAAAGAAATTTTATTAAAAAGTATGATTCCCAGGTACAGGCGCTCACAAATAGTATTGAAAAATATATATTGGACATGGAATCCAGTCAACGTGGTTTTATTATTACAGGTGAATTGAGTTATTTAGAACCATACGACAATGCTTCGAAAAATTGGAAGGTCGATTTTAATGAACTTCACCAACTAATAGATAATAAACCGAATCAACAAGAGAAGTTAGAAGAGATAAAGAGCACGATAGAGCATTGGATTGCAACGTCTGGAGATCCAACAATTAAATTGAAAAAAGATAATAATACAACGGAGCTAAAAGAATTTTTTAAAGTAGATATTGGTCGTAAGGATATGGAGACGATGCGGAAACAATTTGCATCCTTCCGATCAGCAGAGAATGCTATAACACAAACAAACGCAAATCAATTAGATAAAAAAAATAGTAATTTAACAAGTGGATTATTCGGATTATTGGTACTTGTTTCCGTTATCGCTATTGTAATTGCTAGTGGAATTTCTCGAGCCATAGTAAAAACAATAACAGAAGTAACCAAGGCCATTAAAGAAATTGCAGCTTCAGAGGGTAACCATAAAGGAAGGATTCATGTTAAAACAAACGACGAGATTAATGTTCTTGCCGATGCAACCAATGAACTTTTAGATTCGCTTGAGAGACGAGAATGGTTGCAGTCCAATATCGCTGAAGTTGTCACAAAATATCAAGGAATATCGGCAATTACACAATTAGCGGAAATCTTCCTTTCGGAAATTGCGCAAATGACACAGTCGTCACTCGGTGCATTTTATGTTCGTGAAGTAAATAATAATGAAGTACATTTTGTAAAAAAGGCTGCTTTTGCAGACGCAAGCGATAATATTGGCATTGAACGTTTCAAAATAGGACAGGGATTAATTGGACAATGCGCTCTTGAAAAGCAGCTATCTATTTATAACGATATTCCGCATGATTATCGAGTTATTGGAACAGGTTTAGGGGAAGCCCCCCCTAAGAGTATCTTTATGATTCCGGTCATATTTGAAGATGAGGTCATAGCTGTTGTTGAGTTGGCAACGATGACTAGTTATACAGAGTTACAGCAAGAATTGGTAAAACAAATCATTGAAACCTTTGGACTGACTGTTAATAGTATTTTAGGTCGCATGGAAATTGTTCGTTTATTAAATGATTCTAGAGCGATGACAGAAGAATTACAGGTACAATCCGAAGAACTGCAAACGCAATCGGAAGAATTACAGATGCAGACAGAAGAACTAACAATGATTAATGAACAGCTTGAAGAAAGAACGAAAGATGCAGAAACAAAATCAAGGGAACTAGAAATAGCTAAAAGAGATTTGGAAGAAAGTGCTGAGCAGCTATTACTAAATTCTAATTACAAGTCCGAATTTTTGGCTAATATGTCTCATGAATTGAGAACACCATTGAATAGCATTTTAATTTTATCTGAAATGTTAGCTGAAAATAGTAATGATAGTCTAACAGAAGAGGAAGAAGAATTTGCTAATGTAATCCATTCTTCTGGAGAAGACTTACTCGCATTAATCAATGATATATTGGATTTATCGAAAGTTGAGGCCGGTAAATTAGATATTATTTTCGGAGAAGTAAATGTAAGTGAAGTGCCGCTACAATTAGAACAAACTTTTTTACCAGTCGCTCAGAAAAAGAAGCTAGAATTCCATATTACAACGGGGAAAAATGTAGTTGATATTTTCTTTACGGATGAAAAAAGATTCCAACAAATCCTAAAGAATTTATTGTCTAATGCCTTTAAATTTACGGAACAAGGCTCTGTAATTTTAAGTATTGAACAACTTGCAAATGAACAGTTAACAAATAATATGCAAGAGGTTAGCTCTGAATGGCTAGAAATAACTGTCTCAGATACCGGTATAGGTATTCCAAAGGACAAACATCAACTTATCTTTGAATCGTTCCAACAGGCGGACGGTGCTACGGTACGTAAGTATGGTGGAACAGGTCTTGGTTTATCTATATGTAAAGAATTTGCTAAGTTACTCGGTGGTTGGGTTTCTTTACAAAGTGAAGAGGGGAAAGGCAGTAGCTTCACGCTTACTATTCCAAGTTTACCGAATGGTATCATCGAGGAGAAATGTTCTAACCTTGCTTTTGCAGAGGTAATGGCAACTACCGTAGAAAATGAAAAGATCGAAGTCATAAAAGAGCCAATGGATGAAAGCCATCATGACGTTCAAAATGAGGTAGATGTTTTTCAAAATAAAAATATTTTGATTGTAGACGATGATTATCGTAATATTTATGCATTAAAGACGGCACTTGAAAAAAGAGGTATGAATATTCTCGTCGCAAAAGATGGAGTAGAATGCTTAGATGTTATGCAAACTAATGACAAAATCGATTTGATTCTTATGGACATTATGATGCCGAATATGGATGGATATGAAACGATGTCTATCATTCGCAAGCAAATGAGGCTTACTGATTTACCAATAATAGCATTAACAGCGAAAGCTATGAAAAATGATCGGGATAAGTCTTTAGAGGCTGGAGCTTCTGACTATATTAGTAAGCCATTGAATCTAGATCAATTAGTATCTGTATTACGAGTATGGCTAGTTTCCAAAAGGAGTTAA
- a CDS encoding CheR family methyltransferase translates to MEKEFHNNLELTSKHTNMEIDLLLEAIYRLSGFDFREYNRSSISRRIHNRMRVSNIPTISRLLEKVIHEEVFLEQLLNDFSINVTEMFRNPSFFKAFRKKVIPYLRDYPEIRIWHAGCATGEEVYSMAILLQEEGLLEKSVIYATDMNEHVLEKARQGAFPIQKMQAYTKNYMLAGGIHAFSEYYKTDYQYAYFHPSYLKNIIFAQHNLVTDQSFNEFHVIMCRNVLIYFSPALQSQVHMLFYDSLSQNGFLCLGDKETLRCEGIISKYNEIVGNERIYQKLY, encoded by the coding sequence ATGGAAAAAGAGTTTCACAACAACTTGGAGCTAACGAGTAAACATACTAATATGGAAATCGATTTATTACTCGAAGCAATCTACCGTTTATCTGGTTTTGATTTTCGTGAATACAATCGTTCTTCTATATCACGCCGAATTCATAACAGGATGAGGGTTAGTAATATTCCAACGATCTCTCGTTTACTTGAAAAAGTAATTCATGAAGAAGTTTTTTTAGAGCAACTACTAAATGATTTTTCCATTAATGTAACGGAAATGTTTCGAAACCCTAGCTTTTTTAAGGCTTTTCGTAAAAAAGTTATTCCTTATTTACGGGATTACCCTGAAATTCGGATATGGCATGCAGGATGTGCAACAGGTGAAGAAGTATACTCCATGGCTATTTTGTTACAAGAAGAGGGTCTACTTGAAAAAAGTGTGATTTATGCAACAGACATGAATGAGCATGTTTTAGAAAAAGCTAGACAGGGCGCCTTTCCTATTCAAAAAATGCAAGCATACACAAAAAATTATATGCTGGCAGGTGGGATTCATGCTTTTTCAGAATACTATAAAACCGATTATCAATATGCCTATTTTCATCCTTCTTACCTAAAAAATATTATTTTCGCCCAGCATAATTTAGTAACAGATCAGTCGTTTAATGAGTTTCATGTTATTATGTGCCGAAATGTATTAATTTACTTTTCACCGGCCTTACAAAGCCAGGTTCATATGCTATTTTACGATAGCTTAAGCCAGAATGGATTTTTGTGCTTAGGGGATAAGGAAACGCTTCGCTGTGAAGGGATTATTTCAAAATATAATGAAATAGTAGGAAATGAAAGAATTTATCAGAAGCTATATTAA
- a CDS encoding SpoIIE family protein phosphatase, producing MTILLVDDNSVNLFVIEKILKTAGYDNCVSLSSAYELFEYLQLDAQNPAGNSVDLILLDIMMPEIDGIEACKRIKQNERFKDIQIIFVTALEDKNKLAEALDIGGVDYITKPINKIELLARIRVALRLKAELDWHTLHDKKIQYELDLATHVQRSLLSSPLNEEDIKIDVSYLPSSNLAGDMYYWHKINDHRYAIILLDMMGHGISAALVCMYISSVLREAVKQLVEPELVIKELNRYMAILQNGKDENLFYFTAIYLVIDTDNKTIEYVNAGHPYGYALVDEKTLVPLSKGSCAVGFFDEIEVQKQLIQYNKDVQIILYTDGVLEAMGPCEIESEKHLRTLTSTKWDFSKCLIDNLLPKEKQMNQPDDMCVLMIQAH from the coding sequence ATGACAATTCTTCTTGTAGATGACAATTCAGTCAATTTATTTGTAATTGAAAAAATATTAAAAACTGCGGGTTATGATAACTGTGTTTCTCTTTCATCAGCGTATGAACTTTTTGAATATTTACAGCTGGATGCTCAAAATCCAGCGGGTAATTCAGTAGATTTAATTTTATTAGATATTATGATGCCAGAAATAGACGGCATCGAAGCCTGCAAACGTATTAAGCAAAATGAAAGATTTAAAGACATTCAAATTATTTTTGTTACGGCTCTTGAAGATAAAAACAAACTTGCAGAGGCATTGGATATAGGTGGAGTAGATTACATTACTAAACCGATTAATAAGATAGAACTTCTTGCTCGAATCCGGGTCGCCCTACGCCTGAAAGCGGAATTAGACTGGCACACTTTACATGATAAGAAAATACAATACGAATTGGATTTAGCTACTCACGTTCAAAGGAGCTTATTAAGCTCTCCTTTAAATGAAGAGGACATTAAAATTGATGTGTCTTATCTGCCATCCTCTAATTTAGCAGGAGATATGTATTATTGGCATAAAATAAATGATCATCGCTATGCCATCATCTTGCTAGATATGATGGGGCATGGTATATCTGCTGCACTTGTTTGTATGTATATCTCCTCTGTACTTAGAGAAGCTGTTAAACAGCTAGTCGAACCTGAACTAGTCATTAAAGAATTAAATCGATATATGGCGATTTTACAGAATGGAAAAGACGAAAATTTATTTTATTTTACAGCCATTTACTTAGTCATTGATACTGACAATAAAACGATTGAATATGTAAACGCTGGTCATCCTTATGGGTATGCACTTGTTGATGAAAAAACGCTAGTTCCTTTAAGTAAAGGTAGTTGCGCGGTTGGTTTTTTTGATGAAATAGAAGTTCAGAAACAACTTATTCAATATAATAAGGATGTACAAATTATTTTGTATACTGATGGTGTTTTAGAAGCTATGGGTCCTTGTGAAATAGAATCCGAAAAGCATTTACGGACATTAACCTCTACAAAGTGGGATTTTTCTAAGTGCCTGATAGATAATCTTCTACCAAAGGAAAAACAAATGAATCAACCCGATGATATGTGTGTCTTAATGATTCAAGCACATTAA